One window from the genome of Pseudomonadota bacterium encodes:
- a CDS encoding tripartite tricarboxylate transporter TctB family protein, producing the protein MRAEYFSTLFLVVISLLVCVGARRLNIGSFGSPGPGFFPFVLGLATGALSLVILFKQLFQKREAASGQQCNLWTVGGRRVICVLVALVGYGLLLQRIGYVFTTCLVFGFLLRAVEPQKWTTVVIGSIIVAGVSYILFALLLGISLPQSRFGI; encoded by the coding sequence ATGAGAGCAGAATACTTTAGTACGCTGTTTCTTGTTGTCATCTCACTTCTTGTATGTGTGGGTGCCCGAAGGCTCAATATCGGGAGCTTCGGGAGCCCCGGACCCGGCTTCTTCCCGTTTGTGCTGGGCCTTGCGACAGGGGCGCTCTCCCTTGTAATCCTGTTCAAACAGTTGTTTCAAAAGAGGGAGGCTGCTTCGGGCCAGCAGTGCAATCTCTGGACTGTAGGCGGAAGAAGGGTCATATGCGTTCTTGTGGCCCTGGTCGGTTACGGATTACTTCTCCAGAGGATCGGCTATGTGTTCACAACTTGTCTCGTATTTGGTTTTCTGTTGAGAGCGGTTGAACCGCAGAAGTGGACCACAGTGGTGATCGGATCGATCATCGTGGCGGGGGTAAGCTACATTCTTTTCGCCCTGCTTTTGGGCATCTCATTGCCGCAGAGCCGGTTTGGAATATAG
- a CDS encoding tripartite tricarboxylate transporter permease: MDVFSHIVFGLQVAFSPINMVACFAGVVLGTLVGVLPGLGPVATMSMLLPITLKMSPVAAIIMLSGIYYGAQYGGSITSILVNIPGEATTVVTCLDGYKMAQKGRAGPALGISAIGSFIGGTLSLIGVMFLAVPLASFALKFGPPEFFAVGFLALTVVTGLASKSTLNGLVMAMLGMLIGTIGMDLGTGVSRFTFGIQTLADGIGLVPVIMGLFGIGEILLNVERLVSIDVKDTKVGNIWPTVKDWVQSRWPILRGTVVGFILGLVPGGGAIISPFVSYALEKKLSKHPERFGTGTIEGVAGPETANNASAQASFIPLLSLGIPSNVVTAVLLGALMIYGVEPGPLLISNHPEMFWGVITSMYLGNVMLLVLNMPLIGLWVQILKVPYRFLFPLILLFCLIGVYSVSGSVVEIWIMAFFGLVGYLMNKFGYEPAPFVMGLVLSPLMEDSFRQSLVLSEGSFAIFFTRPLSGVLMFLGIAILMSYCVPFLKGQIGRMKENVGE, encoded by the coding sequence ATGGATGTCTTCTCCCATATCGTTTTCGGTCTTCAGGTTGCCTTTAGTCCCATAAATATGGTGGCCTGTTTTGCAGGCGTTGTGCTGGGGACCTTGGTTGGGGTTTTGCCGGGCCTTGGTCCGGTAGCAACCATGTCCATGCTTCTGCCTATTACGTTGAAGATGTCGCCGGTGGCGGCCATTATCATGCTTTCAGGCATCTATTACGGGGCGCAGTATGGGGGTTCAATCACATCTATTCTGGTCAATATTCCGGGAGAGGCCACAACAGTAGTTACCTGCCTTGATGGATACAAGATGGCTCAGAAAGGACGTGCCGGCCCGGCCTTGGGTATCTCGGCTATAGGCTCTTTCATAGGTGGAACTCTCAGCCTCATCGGCGTTATGTTCCTCGCTGTACCCCTGGCCTCTTTTGCCCTCAAATTCGGTCCCCCAGAGTTTTTTGCCGTCGGCTTTTTGGCTCTTACGGTGGTAACCGGCCTTGCATCAAAATCAACGCTGAACGGGCTCGTGATGGCGATGTTGGGCATGCTTATAGGCACCATCGGCATGGATCTGGGTACAGGCGTTTCGAGATTTACCTTCGGGATTCAGACTCTTGCGGACGGCATCGGATTGGTCCCCGTCATTATGGGTCTTTTCGGCATAGGAGAGATTCTGCTTAACGTCGAGAGGCTTGTCAGTATAGATGTGAAGGACACAAAAGTAGGGAATATCTGGCCTACCGTCAAAGACTGGGTCCAAAGCCGATGGCCGATCCTTCGGGGCACGGTCGTCGGCTTTATCCTGGGTCTCGTTCCCGGGGGTGGGGCCATTATCTCGCCCTTCGTTTCATATGCGTTAGAGAAGAAGTTGTCGAAACACCCGGAGCGGTTCGGGACAGGCACTATTGAGGGTGTGGCCGGGCCCGAAACGGCCAACAATGCGTCTGCTCAGGCTTCGTTTATCCCGCTACTCTCTCTTGGAATTCCTTCGAACGTTGTTACAGCGGTTCTTTTGGGTGCCTTGATGATATATGGTGTGGAGCCGGGTCCGCTTCTCATATCGAATCACCCGGAAATGTTCTGGGGCGTCATCACAAGTATGTATCTGGGGAACGTGATGCTCCTGGTCCTGAACATGCCGCTTATCGGTCTCTGGGTGCAGATTCTGAAGGTGCCTTACAGGTTTCTTTTCCCCTTGATCCTGCTCTTTTGTCTCATCGGGGTTTACAGTGTGAGTGGCAGTGTTGTGGAGATCTGGATCATGGCTTTTTTTGGTCTCGTCGGTTATCTAATGAATAAATTCGGCTATGAACCGGCGCCCTTCGTAATGGGGCTGGTGCTTTCTCCACTTATGGAGGACTCCTTCAGACAGAGTCTCGTGCTTTCCGAAGGCAGTTTTGCAATATTCTTTACGAGACCTTTATCAGGCGTCCTGATGTTCCTCGGGATCGCCATCCTTATGAGTTACTGTGTCCCGTTCCTTAAGGGGCAGATCGGGCGTATGAAGGAAAACGTGGGAGAGTGA